Below is a genomic region from Henckelia pumila isolate YLH828 chromosome 3, ASM3356847v2, whole genome shotgun sequence.
GATTGAACAATTAAGTactttaaaaacgtttttagtattttacaagtgaaaaaaatttaaaatatgtgtttggactttgaaaattttttttgtaaaacgtatttgaaaaatatttaagaaaaaTGTTTTTCAAGTATATTTTGTAACTAACTatgtttatataaaaatatctaCCCTGTGCAACACACTTTTTTTTCCCTTagtaaatgaaaaaaaacacTTATATCTCATCCATATTTTAAACTATTTGTTTTTAACTTACtccataaatttaaattaataaacacATCTGGTCATATTCTATCGATTATTAATCTACATATGTACTTATTCACTTATGACTTATATCTACGTACGTATGTAATACCTATATATACATCAAATAAAAGAGTAAGTCTCTTGAGAGACGGTTTAATCCtacataattttataataaaatgtaatttttttttttattaatgacTCAAATACGAGATCCGTCTCACGTAATTGATCCGTGAGACGGCGAGGGTttttgagcaaataaaatattttaatataattaaaatagcaAACGTAATTGTACAAAAATTATTTACCGGTTTGGAGAAGAAACATATATAATTTCAACGGAAAAAAAAAGATTATgataagaaaaattattttctccAGGTTTATCTGGCCCAAAACTCAAACGGCCTGTACCTGTAGGCACTCCGCACCTATAAATGACATGTTGGGCTTGGTTCTAGCAAACTAGAAAACAAATGGGCTTCAGCCCTCATCTTTATACGTACTCCGTTCACAGTCTCACAGAtaaaatgttttattttattttattatttttgtaggTATACTCTTTACATTTCTTCATATTCAAAATTATCCGTATATTAAGAACTTATTGTCAGTTTTACGACTCACACAACCAATCAGATCATACAACGGTGCGTCAACAACATGACATACCTTACCCGAAGAGTTTTCAATAAGATCACTCATTCAATACTACTATCATGAGTCATGACCAAACACACGTAATCCAACAATATACATTCAACATCtgataattttcaatattaattaaatgacacacatatatttttagtttttaccatCACAACTTTTTCTTCCCATTTGGTATCTAAAATGGGATACCCATGCTGCAACAATGagcaataaataaacaaaattaaaacatatgtATGACCACTAAAATAAATTGGTTCATAGGCCTCTCGTGCATGGTCTATCAATGTCCCATTTTTTAAGAAAGGGAAATGACCATGTGCCTGCATGCCTACGATTTTATTATTTAGCTtgcatataataaatttattttttgtctTTTCGAAACCTTTTTTCCAGTTGTTTTATCCCTCCATTTTGCTGTTTCTCTGAATGGTTGGTTTTGGAAGAAATGGACAGCACACCTTTGAAATTAATACATTAACAGCAACCACCCACCTAATTAAACAATTTTAGATATATATACAAATTTTCCCTTTTGTCAGAACTTTAAATATACGATAATAtcttgtttaaaaaataaatatacgaTAACATATGTAATATGTTTTTTCGTAAAACGATATCAAGAATCtatatttgtaaaacaaattgATCTCATTAATGtatataatgaaaaataatatttttgatatatataaaagtaataatttttattgatcgATTCGAATAAGAGAACCATCATATTCTGTAAGATGGTTTAACAAGAtttttgtgatatatatatatatattatataatgaaaaataatatttttgatatatataaaagtaataatttttattgatcgATTCGAATAAGAGAACCATCATATTCTGTAAGATGGTTTAACAAGAtttttgtgatatatatatatatatatatatatatatagacagacacttttgtattttttttttaaaaaaaaactactatTTATGCCCTTAAAAAAAACTGCATGTTTATGTGTAATATCAAATATGAATGTAATAATTtcatgttctattttggagttgggatatttataaaaataacgAATCTATTTAATTTGTACGTCAGCTTACCAATATACATTCACACCAACGAGGCTATTTCTTCctgcaaaaaatattttatatctcatgttcaatttttaaattttcaaaataccACACACTTTTATGTTGTCGGTCCAATCATGTCATGACCTCGACTTTTCTTATGTTTataagagatttaaaaaaaaaggcttatttgctaaaaaaaaaaaaaaaaaaaaaaaaagaaaagcttATATTTATAAGGGGAGCTCCCTGacacacataaaaaaaaaaaaaaaagcttatTTGTCCAATTTTTAAACATAAATTTCTTCTCAGTCCCCTTGTCAATAAACATGCATTTGAGCTCTCTGACACACATTGTTTCTTTGTTTGAGCTTTTTATATGtgtatatttacatatttaccCTCCACAATTATGTTTGTCTTATTCTCAAAATGGTTTTTAGTTTTCTCTCTCCTATATtatattgcatgattgtgcattTCATCGTaagatttttttaagttttttttttaccattttaaatattttctttattactcccaaaaatatatatatgcatataatttctACTTGTTCTATTTCAATTTTATTAGAAAATTTGTCTATTAAATCGAAATTCTTCATTTTTTTGAGGTGAAAATTCTTGATTTTttagttttgaaaataaatttttaaaaatatggatGCAATATATAAATAATGGGATTACAATAGATTCTTAGTTTTTAAATATtacaatatatttaaaaaacgaTATTTATTTGTTCAAAAAATGTGATCATTTCTAGTTTATCTTATTATTTAGTTAATATTGAAAAGTGGAACTCTGaagaattataaataattaaaagtgataggaaaatatttatatttggaatttcttttatttttgttgttttggtgGCGTACCCTAGAGAATTTGGATGTTTGAATTGATTTCGCATTTCTAAGTTGTTCAAATATCTTCAGAAATTGAGAAAATCGGTTGAGTAGATTAACATCCATTCGgtcctttttttattttcaagaacattttaaaagtgttttttcccccccccccccccccccttctccTCTACACACCCAACAGATCTCCAACAAGTAAACGTGAACAAGTCATCATAATCATCATATTACATTTTGATGTGTGTGCAAAAAAATGAGACTCTTGCTCCCAATTTCTTATCAGCTTGTGTCGTAAATGTCGGACATTGTTCCACATATGTTTGGtattattccaaatatgagaTAATTCGAACCGAAATTATTTTCACTAGGCAATGGTTATCTTTAGAtcccaacttttttttttatcttggtAAGTAAACTAACACATGCTCAATTAAGCCTCATGTGTACTATTGTTGTGGTTGTGTTGTGCCAAACCCAAGTATcacatatgatttttttaataatgtaGTTCATATATATAAATCGTCTTTAAAATTAGTATAATCAATTACTAAATATCATGTTCAAAAATTGTTGCAGTTGCGAGTTAACATTATTTTAGACATTGAGCAATTAATTATGTCAATACATGTGATCTTATTGGATAATGGGTAATGTGTTCTCTTCTACATTAATCGAAGTAGTGCATATGATATTACATGACAAACACTAATGTAATTGGTCGATAACTCTTACGATAATGAAAACTGGTCATAACCATCATAATGTGTGTTAAATACCTAAAAATAACATCTCGGTACATGCGCAAAGAATGAGTCTCTCGGTCTCAATTGTTGTCAGATTGTGTTGTAGATGTCCAATATTGTTCTAAATAAGTTATGAATTATTCCAAATCAGAGATAATTCGAACCAAATTTACTTTTACTAGgaaaatttgatcttcaaggcTAAAATTTTTATCCCGAAAAGTAGAACAATGCATGCTCAATTAGACCACATGTATACTATTATTGCACATGTGTTGTGCCAGATACCAGTATCACTTATGCTCTTTTAATAGTAGAGTTCAAATACATTTGTCGTCTTACAAATTGGTATAATCGATGactaaatatcataatcaacaATTATTACAGTTGAGAGTTAACATTAGTTACTCAATTGTAGACATTGAGAAATGAATGATATTAACACATGTGATCTCATTGAATAATAAGTAATGTATTTCTCTTCTACATTTGTCAAAATAGTGTAAATGACATTACATGACAATCATTAATGTAattgattgaaaattattaCGACAATGAAAACTCACCATAATAATCGTAATGTGTGTTAAACACATGAGGATAACATCTCGGTGCATGCATAACGAATGAGTTTCCTATTCTCAATTTTTGTCAAATCGTAAAGAAAATATCCAAGATTGTTCTaaataagttatggattatttCAAATCAAAGAAAATTCGAACCGAAATTACTTTCACTAGGAAAATTTGATCTTCAGTGCTAAAATTTGTATCCTGAAAAATAGAACAACGCATGCCCAATTAGACCGCATGTGTACTGTTATTATGCATGTGTTGTGCCAGATACCGATATAACATATGCTCTTTTAATAGTAGAGTTCAAATATATACGTCGTCTTACAAATTTGTATAATCAATGAATAATTATCATATTCAACAATTGTTACAGTTGAGAGTTAACATTTACTCTATTGTAAACATTAGGAAATGAATCATATGAACACATGTGATCTCAATGAATAATGCGTAATGTATTCTTCTTCTACAATTGTCAAAGTAGTGTATATGACATTACATGACAaacattaatataattgattgaaaattattaCGACAATGAAAAATCACCATAATCATCATAATGTGTGTTAAACACTTGAGGATAACATCTCAGTGCATGCGTAAAGAATGAGTTTCTCGTTCTCAATTTTTGTTAAATCGTGCAGAAAATATCCCAGATTGTTCTaaataagttatggattattcCAAATCAGAGACAATTCGAACCGAAAATtaatttcactaggaaaatttGATCTTCGGTGCTAAAATTTTTATCCTGGAAACTAGAACAACACATGCCCAATTAGACCACATGTGTACTGTTATTATGCATGTGTTGTGTCAGATACCAGTATCGCATTTGCATTTTTAATAGTGGAGTTCAAATACATTTGTCGTCTTAAAAATTGGTATAATCGATGGCTAAATATCTCATTCAACAATTTTTACAGTTGAGAGTTAACATTAGTTACTCAATTGTAGACATTGATAAATATATGATATCAACACATGTTATCTCATTGAATAATGCTTAATGTATTCTTCTTCTACATTTTTCACATACATTACAAACACTAATGTAATTGGTCGACAAATCTTATGATAATTAAAACTCATCATAGTTATCACAATGTTTGTTAAATACCTAAGGATAATATCTTGGTGCATATGCAAAGAATGAGTTTCTCGTTCCCTGTTCATGTCAAATTGTGCAAAAAATGTCCAAGATTGTTCTAGATAGGTTATGTATTATTCCAAAGGTTTGatacctaatttttttttaaaaaaaatttattccatAAAAGCCTCAATTAATACTATAATCAAAATGAATTATACCACAAATATTAATCACTCACTTCGGTAATTAGACCAATAATGAAATTGTATagtaataattattaaattatatatattaaatttttatcctAATTATCCATGGAGCAAATGCGATACGATACGTATacaatgtatttttattttattttaacaaataaaagtaaatatatttttggatgTTAATTTAAATTAGGGTTATAAatgtaaattttaatttttagtaattatttcggaacaaaataagttttttataaaaaaaaactgagTCACTGAAGTTTTTTGCAAATCACAAGTATTAATATTGATACGTGaaaatgtattatatatagagtttatattctttttcttagtatatttttctttaaccaaattaatcattaaaaaatattattccaaATTTAAAACTTGGAAATatcttaaatttttaaaaatgattggttatcatttaaaaaataacaaataatagttgtaataattattttaaatattaacaatcaaatttagatactcgatttttttaaaataaaattcataaccaatatattaattattatgtaTACTAATgagcaaagaaaaaaaaaattaattctaaagcaagtctagagaagaaagagaaACAATAtcatttaaaacaaaaacaaatggcATTATTGGATTTTTATAGGTGACAAGGGGTATTATGGTACTTTGGTTAGGTATAGGGAGTtagaacaaataaaaatttggcAGCAGGGAGTTGTAACACATATAATTTGGCATGGGACTGACAAACAACTTATGTTTGCTATTAGGGATTTATTGATAATTTTCcgtatttataattttaaatttgtaattattttttgtaatttaCATGCGGATAATAGGTGATGCACTTAATTGGccaaattcaaaactcaaattttaagttgtattggTCCTACGAAATAATAAACTAATTTATTTGTCCGAACCACTGGAAACATTCTGATGCAGTACAAATTTGTAGTTTGATCGTCATTTTAACTCCATTTTCGGCACTTCATTTAACAAAACAATatgttaatttaatatttttataaaaaacgaAAAAAGGATGCTCCAGTATTTTATtgcataaataaattataatacgACATGATTTATCCCTAGATTTCTTCTCAATTTATAAGCATCAAAACCATCAATATCCAGCTCTCCCCCAAGATATTTCTCTAAAAAAATGGCCAAAAACTCCATATTTCAAGAAACAGCACATGATCCCCAAGAAAAAGAAGACGACGATGAAGAAGAGGCAATCTCTCTCTGTGATTTCATACTACACTCGGAAGAAAAAGATTCTCCCCAAGATCAAGATCGTAGGAAAAGCTCCGACCCATCAGATTTCTTCGAGTTCTTTAATGATCTCACCTCCGAAATGTGTCATGCAGAAGACATCATTTTCTGCGGTAAACTTGTACCATTCAAGAAGCAACCAGTGCTAAATTTCGATACTCTCAACGATTCATCCCGGAGATATTGCGAGTCTTTGCCGGATCAGCTGTTGACTCCCGCAAAAGCACGCAGTACCGACTCGACCACCAAATGCATGCGAAGCTGCCGTTCGCTGGATTATGAAAAATCGAAGGGCTCTTGTGCTCCCCGGTTTCGTTTGAAGAAACAGGTGAAATTCGAGGTGTGGAAGCCTAGGTGGTATGGCCTTATGTTTGGTGTGGTGAAGTCTCCACCGGAAATGGACCTCCGGGACATGAAAAACCGGCAAGTTCGACGGAATTCGGGAGGAATATCCCGGCCGCCAATGGAGGGCAGAGGGAGGAATATGATCCCTGCCAGCCAGAGAAATTCTTGGAGTGATGATTTCTTGAATGTTTTGAGTTGCAAAAACGATGCTAGCGTAGCTACCATGTCTCTTAGTCTCGTCCCATGAATTCGATGTAATAATCAAGTATTTCACTTGAGGTTTTACAAAGTAATTTTCTTCTAGCTATATCAATCCCATATTAATGTAATATTAACGGATTCTAATCTTTTGTAACTATTAGATCGTTACATGCATATGCATATCTACTTATTGATTCTTTGCTATGTTCATAGTACTGCATCGATATCTATGTCGAACCACATTATAAAATACGAATCGAGTTAGTATTAATGTAACAAttgcatgatttaaaaaaaaaaaaaaaactgcaattttggtcctttatgtttgtcactttgcgatttcggtcctctatgtttttgtattttagttttagtcctgtatgtttcgatttttggcaatttcagtccttttattcgaaaattcttacgtgacactatacacgtcagctccacatcagcattgcATTGATGCCATATAAGCGTCACAtcgaaaaaaagactaaaaatgccaaaaaaaattaagatagcggactaaaattaaaatctgaaaatatagaggaccaaaatcgcaaagtgacaaaaatacaggaccaaaaaagcaattttcccaaaaaaaaaatgtttgttgTATATATACTTGCAACGACCCACTGTATTATTGTAACTAGCTGATACACAATCGTAGTAGAGTTATGTTGTATTTAGAATGATGTATTGGAAAGGATAGATACAAATTAATATTCGGCTTGTTTGAATAAACAAAATTCAAGatacattatattatttataagaatGGAAGATTTTAGTGAGTAATTGATTTTGAAATCATATCTTAAATCTATGGTActatttgattttaaaattaaaatgaaagaTTTGAAATTTCTTGTGATGCCcaaatatgtatgtatatatatggtaaTACCCTGGGAACATCCCAGGTTATCACCGAACCCGGGCCGAGATGAAAAGTCAAGAAAGGAGGGATGGATGATGCCAGGTCACCGAACTGCCAAAGGCCCGACTGCAGGAATTGATACCTATCCTTTGGGGGTGTTAAGAAGAGAAGTGGGTGATCAAGCAGTCCGCTGAGATccgaagaccaagtcaaagtGCCCCAAACAGGCATCGCCTACAATCTAGGAGCATTTCCTCCCCACGTAACCATGCCTCCAAGTGTGCCCATGGCATGGGCCACGATCCACCGTCGTGGTCATTATCCACGCAAGTAAAAGCATTGATTACCCAATCTTTGGGCTTCTATCGATCGGGGCCTCTCTTATAACCCGAGCAATCGCTCACCTCGACTACCCGATTGTTCTCGGGTGACATTATTAGCATCATCTGTGGAAAACCAAATCTATAGGCGTAGATATGATTTTTtaccaaaaaacaaaacaaaacaactcaAGGATACCCTTCAGAAAATAATACCGTTAACTCGGGGATTCCTCAAGAAGAAACAGTCCCTGAGATTCCTCAGCAGAATGTCATCATCCCCGCTGAGCAATTCGAGTGTTGATCAACGCGGCTGTGCAGAAGGCCCTGGCATCCCAAACACCCCCGAAGGAGAACGAGGTGCCCAATGAAGAAGAAGAGTCTCAAGGTGACTCGTACCATAAAGAGAAATCTAAGAGGGGCGGAGAAGACTCAAAACAGATTCCATGGAGACAGCAATGGCAGAAGAACTGAATGAGCTCAGAAAGAAAGTGCAAAAATTGGAGAATGAGACCGGGCCCGAGACATCTCGGTATATCAAACCCCGGGGCTGCCCCTTCTCGAGCAGTCTTAATAGAGTTAACTATTAAGACTTTTTTTTATTCTCAAAAGCACTTTGGACTACTAAAGTAGTGCGGATAAACAGTCAAAACGCCTTTgtgatatatttatatatttaagtaAGTAcagataataaaataaatgaggAGTTGAAGTAAATAAGTCAGGatatatggaagttcgaagaaACTGCTTCTACGTCTCTCCTCTTCCACgaaggaaggaattcactagaaggcTTTGGTTTATACACTCTTTTGCATACAATCCACTCCAATCATAGTATTTATCTTTTGACTAGATCGAAACTCCTAGTTCTCAATCACAAGTTAAGAAAACAAGTCTTAAAAATAACAAGTGAAGTAATCGTAGTTTGAATGAATCCTAAGATTCAAACGGATGAGAAACTCCTTCTTCAATAATTCTGGAATGAGCAGTTGAGAGTTAACTCTTTGTCCTTATTGATCATTAGAATGATCTGATATGTAGCTTGTGTATGTGGACTAAGTAAGCAGTTGGGATAAGTATATGCAAAGTGCTCAAAGAGTATTCagataattttcgaaatttttcaCTGTTGTGTGTTGTTGTTTTCTTTGAATGctttctctctatatatatagtcATCTTTTCATAACGTACATCTTTGATGACTTCAAATGTGTTCTTCTGAACCGTCTATTAGTCTTCCAAGAATCTTCATAAAGATTTATCTAAATGCCTTCATAAATGTGAGATAGGATCTTTGCCCAAGATGAATAAGATTAATTCTTGCGGCTCTTTAATGCGGTTGACGAGTACTTGTCTGTTTTGTTGGTCTTTGAACTTTTTTCTTCAAAGCAGTCTCGATTTAATATCCATAAAGAGTTTTTGTTGGAatattcttggagattttcacgTAGTTTGAAGAATTTTCTAAATCAGTTGAAGATCTTTAAGTAGTCCGAAAGTTCTCTTGAGTATTTTGAGCAGTTTGAAGTGATTGAGAATTCTGTAGAGCAGTTGGAAATCTTCAACCTATTTTACAGTGCTtggaaattcatttttttaatcatcaaaactAAGGGTCCAACAATTTCTTTCTTTTTGGTAATGACAAAATCTATGAACTCCTACTaaattaaaagataaataaTAGTTCTTAATTTTTCAATGAGAGAATGAAAAAAAACATAAGAAAACAATTATGCAATAACAGAcagtttgaaattttattatacCTACGAAACAGAATGTAAGAAAATAGCTATCTTCGGAACCATGATGCTCCACTGCCTCCAGAGCTACTTCCTGTTTTTGGGTTCTTTGTatcttcttcaattttcttatcttttctttttctgctCCTTCTTCAGCCTTTTTCCTTGATTCTTTTTCCTCCTTTCTGACATCACCATTTTGTAAATGTAATATGATTTCATGCAACTGGGCGCAAAACTTATCTTCCATTTGATTTATCTTGGCCTCAATTCTTTTCTATGATTGGTGAGTTTGTGCAGATAGATCAGCATCAGTTACACCCGTTTGTTGGGAAACTATTGCAAGCTTAGCTTTACTTTCAATTGCCATGGTTACTAGCTTGGTCAGATCTCTCACAATTGTGCGTCGAAATTTTTCCATAGCATAAGAATCAGAGGCATTGCTAGTTTTTGTATCCTTAACTAGGACCCTGATTGCTTCCAATTGAGAATACAAAGTAGCATTTGAGATAGGATGATCATCGGGTAGAGATTCAAAACCATTTTCTGTGATTAGAGATCAACTGGTGACTCTTATCAGTCAATTGAAGCACCTGATCCTATATTTCTGATGGCCCTAGACTTTCTGGATGTTGAGTTTTAGGAGGAGAAGATAGAATTGGGGAAGGCTCCCTTGTCAACTGAGGTTCTGGAGAATGATCTCTTTCAGTTCTATTATTGGTGACTGAATAAGCATCGAGTCATCTATCAACTTGTTTGGACTGGATAGAGAAGTTTCTGTTTGTTTGATATCAAAGAAGAGATTCTGTCCCTTTATTTGTTTCCATTTGATCGGCCTGTTTCTCAAGAATCTCtaattcaatcaaagatcaGTCAGCGTCTTCCATAGAAGTAATTAATACTTTTAGAAT
It encodes:
- the LOC140889766 gene encoding uncharacterized protein — encoded protein: MAKNSIFQETAHDPQEKEDDDEEEAISLCDFILHSEEKDSPQDQDRRKSSDPSDFFEFFNDLTSEMCHAEDIIFCGKLVPFKKQPVLNFDTLNDSSRRYCESLPDQLLTPAKARSTDSTTKCMRSCRSLDYEKSKGSCAPRFRLKKQVKFEVWKPRWYGLMFGVVKSPPEMDLRDMKNRQVRRNSGGISRPPMEGRGRNMIPASQRNSWSDDFLNVLSCKNDASVATMSLSLVP